From Mobula birostris isolate sMobBir1 chromosome 8, sMobBir1.hap1, whole genome shotgun sequence, the proteins below share one genomic window:
- the LOC140201810 gene encoding leucine zipper putative tumor suppressor 1-like, with amino-acid sequence MGSVSSLIPGGSFHDKHCRAFESRSRKPSHLQKFVRQQDGLLKFSAGHEPFGNRSRCEKAEDFFYISISQGNRLATAGKRRNRASSLSPPKDVMDIKGPPPVLVPFSGQLEKGSEMSVVRPTAFKAVVPRNGTNLNGPLGSQMSVKLTFQGNALKPGSHSENQQGQDRQHTSCSGTLSDSGRNSMSSLPTHSTGCSHGTEHTGAPTSLRKKFGGSAQHVTGTLRNGSSTSASDGGHCPVSQDSSSCLHRSCSVSRPEAPECEGKSAGKRGESQGLQQALCKAKAGSAPTGNENPQHCVQGTGSPERRLDANSIQASEKMHGDQQFLQLQVSQLQQEKQQLKDNFARLLQECNSLKAKCKTYEREQNELGPKLEEIKWEVCQKSGVISLLKQQLKDSQTELTHKTNEVLTFRNQLREAKGKLSSRELQVEELQNSVQTKARELEVCENELQRMKNAADLLREKVSLLQCRILDSKQNLSGWKGQDCGDENDISPNCSQLEPASSPQRTQQASLTLQGQVNKLKAQLEHEKQKNQALTLDFQKERLLWCAEKERVIQYQKQLQQSYLHVHRQNHSLERTVRQLSVQLGPRASVERVGQVVDAFEEIAATVI; translated from the exons ATGGGAAGCGTGAGCAGCCTCATACCAGGTGGCAGCTTCCACGACAAACACTGTAGGGCATTTGAGTCCAGGAGCAGGAAACCTTCCCACCTCCAGAAGTTTGTCCGGCAACAGGACGGGCTGCTGAAGTTCAGTGCTGGCCATGAGCCTTTTGGCAATCGGTCCAGGTGTGAGAAAGCTGAGGACTTCTTCTACATCAGCATTAGCCAAGGGAACAGACTGGCGACCGCAGGCAAGCGTAGGAACCGTGCTTCCAGCCTGTCACCTCCAAAAGACGTAATGGATATCAAAGGACCTCCGCCTGTCCTGGTGCCCTTCTCTGGCCAGCTGGAGAAG GGCAGTGAAATGAGTGTCGTCAGGCCAACGGCTTTTAAGGCTGTGGTACCTCGGAATGGCACCAATCTCAATGGTCCCTTGGGTTCGCAGATGAGTGTGAAGCTTACGTTCCAGGGAAACGCTCTGAAACCAGGAAGCCATTCAGAGAATCAGCAGGGTCAAGACCGGCAGCACACAAGCTGTTCGGGAACATTGTCCGACTCAGGTAGAAATTCCATGTCCAGCCTGCCTACACACAGCACAGGATGCAGCCATGGGACCGAGCACACTGGAGCTCCCACCAGCCTGCGCAAGAAGTTCGGAGGCTCAGCTCAACACGTCACAGGCACCTTGAGAAATGGAAGCAGCACGTCTGCCTCTGATGGGGGTCACTGCCCCGTCAGCCAAGACTCAAGTTCTTGCCTCCATCGATCGTGCTCCGTCAGCCGACCTGAAGCTCCGGAATGTGAAGGGAAATCCGCAGGGAAGCGAGGAGAATCTCAGGGGCTCCAGCAAGCCCTGTGCAAGGCGAAGGCAGGCAGCGCCCCCACCGGCAATGAAAATCCGCAACACTGTGTGCAGGGGACGGGCAGCCCCGAGCGGAGGCTTGATGCCAATTCAATTCAGGCCTCTGAGAAGATGCATGGAGACCAGCAGTTCCTCCAACTCCAAGTCAGCCAGCTCCAACAGGAGAAGCAGCAGTTGAAGGACAACTTTGCTCGACTTCTTCAGGAGTGCAACAGCCTCAAAGCCAAATGCAAAACCTATGAAAGAGAACAAAATGAACTCGGTCCAAAGCTTGAAGAAATTAAATGGGAG GTCTGCCAGAAGTCTGGGGTGATCTCCCTTCTGAAACAGCAGCTGAAGGACTCGCAGACGGAGCTGACGCACAAGACCAATGAGGTCTTGACCTTCAGGAACCAGCTGAGGGAGGCCAAAGGAAAGCTGTCTTCTCGAGAGCTGCAGGTCGAGGAGCTGCAGAACTCAGTCCAGACCAAGGCGAGAGAattggaggtgtgcgagaacGAGCTGCAGCGCATGAAAAATGCAGCTGACCTGCTGAGAGAGAAGGTCAGCCTGCTCCAGTGCAGGATCCTCGATTCCAAGCAGAACTTGTCGGGCTGGAAAGGACAAGACTGCGGAGATGAAAATGACATTTCTCCCAACTGCTCCCAGCTTGAACCGGCGTCATCTCCGCAGCGGACTCAGCAAGCCTCCTTAACGCTGCAGGGGCAAGTGAACAAGTTGAAAGCCCAGCTGGAGCACGAAAAGCAGAAGAACCAGGCGCTTACGCTGGATTTTCAAAAGGAGCGGCTGCTGTGGTGTGCAGAGAAGGAGAGGGTGATTCAGTACCAGAAGCAGCTTCAGCAGAGCTACCTTCACGTGCACCGTCAGAACCACAGCCTGGAGAGGACCGTCCGGCAGCTCTCAGTCCAGCTCGGACCCAGGGCttctgtggagagagtgggacaagttGTCGATGCTTTTGAGGAGATCGCTGCCACTGTGATATAA